Proteins from a genomic interval of Sporolactobacillus sp. Y61:
- a CDS encoding MtnX-like HAD-IB family phosphatase, with amino-acid sequence MTKQFLFLSDFDGTLSEKDFFHVIIDTYFQKDSEKLYADWDHKVMTDLEYLSRIFQSIGRDEAGIDEDILRIPFDPNAKKVIDHVQRLGGDFVVISAGTDYYIRRIFQHYGISHVRIFSNPGVYANRGIRLNVDPAGKYYSPLYGVDKEKIARDLMQDYQTVFYAGDSRPDLEAALLADTIFAKGKLQPLLDEKKKPYVAIRNFADVEDYLNRHKEVFTDGSR; translated from the coding sequence ATGACAAAACAATTCCTTTTTCTCTCTGATTTTGACGGCACGCTTTCGGAAAAAGATTTCTTCCATGTCATCATCGACACGTACTTTCAGAAAGACAGCGAGAAGCTGTATGCAGACTGGGATCATAAAGTGATGACGGATCTCGAATATCTGAGCCGGATTTTCCAGTCGATCGGGCGGGATGAGGCCGGTATTGATGAAGATATTCTGCGTATTCCGTTCGATCCGAATGCAAAAAAAGTGATTGATCACGTTCAGCGGCTTGGCGGTGATTTCGTTGTCATCAGTGCAGGCACAGATTATTATATCCGGAGAATATTTCAGCATTATGGCATTTCGCATGTCCGCATTTTCTCCAATCCCGGGGTTTATGCCAACCGCGGGATCCGGTTGAATGTGGATCCGGCCGGGAAATATTACTCTCCGCTTTATGGAGTTGACAAGGAAAAGATTGCAAGGGATCTGATGCAGGATTATCAAACCGTCTTTTATGCCGGAGACAGCCGTCCGGATCTCGAGGCCGCATTGCTCGCAGATACGATCTTTGCCAAAGGGAAGCTGCAGCCGCTTCTGGATGAAAAAAAGAAACCGTATGTCGCTATCCGTAATTTTGCGGATGTGGAAGATTATCTGAACCGTCATAAGGAGGTGTTTACTGATGGCAGCCGATAA
- a CDS encoding competence protein ComK gives MMETLNQYIIRRETMALLPLDAEDGSLHTIVVEEGRMLEVLLSPLKIVQNSCNYFGSTYKGRKKGAACLGFRSMPPICICNELGIYFYPLMSESQRGCIWIGHSHVNNWEDGGQKDVLVHMTHDQSLRLPVPVSVFRNKTMRTTQFRHQIRLRISPYQMMETGALIREDGPQLHIQFNERGTFSLKTDQEMRMR, from the coding sequence ATGATGGAAACACTGAATCAGTATATCATTAGGAGAGAAACAATGGCCCTGTTGCCACTTGATGCTGAGGATGGCAGTCTGCACACCATCGTTGTGGAAGAGGGCAGGATGCTTGAAGTTTTACTTTCACCTCTTAAAATTGTCCAGAATTCATGCAACTATTTCGGATCCACCTATAAAGGAAGAAAGAAAGGGGCAGCCTGTCTGGGCTTCAGGAGTATGCCGCCCATCTGCATCTGCAATGAACTGGGCATCTATTTCTATCCCTTAATGTCTGAGTCCCAGCGCGGCTGCATCTGGATCGGGCATTCCCATGTGAACAACTGGGAAGACGGCGGGCAAAAAGATGTTCTCGTACATATGACCCATGATCAGAGCCTGCGACTGCCGGTACCCGTCAGTGTGTTCCGAAATAAAACGATGCGAACCACACAATTCCGGCACCAGATCAGACTGCGTATCTCACCCTATCAGATGATGGAAACCGGTGCATTAATCAGAGAAGACGGGCCGCAGCTTCATATACAGTTCAATGAAAGAGGAACCTTTTCGCTGAAGACAGATCAGGAGATGCGAATGAGATGA
- a CDS encoding S-adenosyl-l-methionine hydroxide adenosyltransferase family protein, with translation MTRALVFQTDFGLGDGAVCAMYGVATQVDPSLRIVDLTHEIPQYNIWEASYRLRQTIDYWPEETVFVSVVDPGVGSKRRSVIAKTRRNQYIITPDNGTLTHINKVAGIKSVRVFDEKKNKLASAGESYTFYGRDIYAYTGARLASGKIDYDHFGEEVPVDSIVELPVTPSWCEGNQVNGIIDVLDVRFGNLWTNIGNTLFHTLDVQHGDRLEVNITNDSRNVYENKMVFARSFASVAIGEPVIYVNSLENMGVAINQGSFAKAYSIGTGTNWRISLRKI, from the coding sequence ATGACTCGAGCATTGGTATTTCAGACAGATTTCGGTTTAGGAGACGGGGCGGTATGTGCGATGTATGGCGTTGCGACCCAGGTTGATCCATCACTCAGAATCGTCGACCTGACTCATGAGATCCCACAATATAATATCTGGGAAGCTTCTTACAGGCTGCGCCAGACGATTGATTACTGGCCGGAGGAGACTGTATTTGTTTCTGTAGTAGACCCGGGCGTAGGTTCCAAAAGGCGCAGTGTAATCGCAAAAACACGGCGGAACCAGTATATCATTACACCTGATAACGGAACGCTGACGCATATTAATAAGGTTGCAGGCATTAAAAGCGTCCGGGTTTTTGATGAAAAGAAGAACAAGCTGGCAAGCGCAGGTGAATCGTACACGTTCTACGGCCGTGACATCTACGCCTATACCGGCGCCCGTCTCGCTTCAGGGAAAATTGATTATGATCACTTCGGCGAAGAGGTTCCCGTCGACTCCATTGTCGAGCTGCCCGTGACCCCATCCTGGTGCGAAGGAAATCAGGTCAACGGCATAATTGATGTCCTGGATGTGCGGTTCGGCAATCTCTGGACAAATATCGGCAATACCCTGTTCCACACACTTGACGTGCAGCACGGCGACCGTCTGGAAGTCAATATCACGAATGACAGCCGGAATGTCTATGAAAACAAAATGGTTTTTGCCCGTTCGTTTGCTTCTGTAGCGATCGGTGAGCCGGTGATCTATGTGAACTCGCTGGAGAATATGGGGGTGGCGATCAACCAGGGCTCATTTGCCAAAGCCTACAGTATCGGAACCGGGACAAACTGGAGAATCTCATTACGGAAAATCTGA
- a CDS encoding iron ABC transporter permease codes for MKRGAGHDIIGCFFFPILLFLLFLIAVSTVFSVSTGQVHIPFNQSMNVLLHVLTHGRLGSIDGLTEDSYLNIIYQIRMPRVIFALLIGMGLSLCGTVMQAVVQNPLADPYIIGISSGASLGATVAILFGFGASAFFSNFGTAFGAFVGAAVTSAAVLLLSSIGGRATSVKLVLSGVVVGAFCSSFASLVIYFSNNAEGIKNVTFWTMGSLAQSSWDKIPILSVVVLSGCFIFLFQHRVLNTMLLGDESAVTLGINLSAFRKIYMIIAALITGTMVAYTGTIGFVGLIVPHICRGIFGSNHKRLVPASILVGGLFLIWADILSRTLIPNVDLPIGILTSLIGAPLFIYIIVKKGYNFGG; via the coding sequence ATTAAACGCGGAGCCGGGCATGATATCATTGGTTGTTTCTTCTTTCCGATCTTACTTTTCCTTCTCTTTCTGATCGCTGTATCGACAGTATTTTCGGTATCAACAGGACAGGTACATATTCCGTTCAACCAGTCAATGAATGTTTTACTGCATGTTCTGACCCACGGCCGGCTTGGTTCAATAGACGGCCTGACTGAGGATTCTTATCTCAATATCATCTATCAGATTCGAATGCCCCGGGTTATTTTCGCTTTACTGATCGGCATGGGACTTTCCCTGTGCGGGACAGTTATGCAGGCCGTCGTACAGAACCCGCTTGCAGATCCCTATATTATCGGAATTTCTTCAGGTGCCTCACTTGGTGCAACGGTTGCCATCCTTTTCGGTTTTGGTGCAAGCGCTTTTTTTTCAAATTTTGGCACAGCATTCGGTGCTTTTGTCGGTGCAGCAGTCACATCAGCTGCAGTGCTTTTGCTTTCGAGCATTGGCGGCAGGGCAACTTCAGTGAAGCTCGTTCTCTCCGGTGTCGTGGTTGGTGCATTCTGCAGTTCATTTGCCAGTCTGGTGATTTACTTTTCCAACAATGCTGAGGGAATCAAGAACGTAACATTCTGGACAATGGGGAGCCTTGCTCAGTCGAGCTGGGATAAAATTCCGATTCTCTCTGTTGTTGTGCTGAGCGGCTGTTTTATTTTTCTGTTCCAGCACCGTGTGTTAAATACCATGCTGCTCGGTGATGAATCCGCTGTTACCCTTGGGATCAATCTGAGCGCCTTTCGCAAGATTTATATGATTATTGCAGCGCTGATTACAGGGACAATGGTTGCCTATACCGGCACAATCGGTTTTGTGGGACTGATTGTACCGCACATTTGCCGGGGTATCTTCGGCTCAAATCATAAGCGGTTGGTCCCGGCTAGCATACTTGTCGGCGGTCTGTTCCTCATCTGGGCAGATATTCTGTCACGAACGCTGATCCCGAATGTTGACCTGCCGATCGGTATTCTTACTTCTTTAATCGGCGCCCCGCTCTTCATCTATATTATCGTGAAAAAAGGCTACAATTTCGGAGGATGA
- a CDS encoding EAL domain-containing protein — MHTDLKSNQFVSTIISMLHQMNLPVLAEGVETGEQNAFLDLNHCDIIQGYLYGRPMRMKEVDTLLRKGSPETGHGQ; from the coding sequence ATCCATACAGATCTGAAGAGCAATCAGTTTGTCAGCACGATCATTTCCATGCTGCATCAGATGAATCTGCCGGTCCTTGCAGAAGGGGTAGAAACAGGCGAGCAGAATGCTTTTCTCGATCTGAATCACTGCGATATCATCCAGGGCTACTTGTACGGTCGGCCGATGCGGATGAAAGAGGTGGATACCCTGCTGAGGAAAGGATCGCCTGAAACCGGCCATGGGCAGTAA
- the tnpB gene encoding IS200/IS605 family element RNA-guided endonuclease TnpB, producing MLRQKAYKVRIYPTEKQAVQIDKTIGCSRFVYNHFLDLWKRAYKETGKGLTYNKCSSQLSAFKKQFIWLKEVDKFALQNSLRNLSDAYHRFFKKQSRYPRFKSKRNPHQSYKTNFTNNNIAIVDDKYIKLPKLGKIKYARTREIEGRIISATVRKNPSGKYFIAINTECEINELSKTNSEIGIDLGLADFAILSDGTKIPNMHFSKQLEQKLKREKRKLSHRQLIAKKRVWKDPNKTWDQCMNYRKQKIKVAKLYERINHCKNDYLHKLSKQIVESQDIICVENLNVKGLMKNHKLAESIADVSWYEFTRQLQYKCEWYGKKLVKINRFFPSSQICSKCGCRSGKKTLDIREWNCDNCGTHHDRDINAAKNILNEGIRQLQTV from the coding sequence ATGTTACGTCAAAAAGCATACAAAGTCAGAATTTACCCAACGGAAAAGCAAGCGGTTCAAATAGATAAGACGATTGGATGCTCACGATTTGTGTATAATCATTTTTTGGATTTATGGAAGAGGGCTTATAAAGAAACAGGAAAAGGATTAACTTATAATAAATGCTCAAGTCAACTATCAGCCTTTAAAAAGCAATTTATATGGCTTAAAGAGGTGGATAAATTTGCTCTTCAAAATTCATTAAGGAATTTATCTGATGCTTATCATCGTTTCTTTAAAAAACAGTCCCGGTATCCTAGATTTAAGAGCAAAAGGAATCCTCATCAATCATATAAGACCAACTTTACGAATAACAATATTGCAATCGTTGACGATAAATATATTAAATTACCTAAACTAGGCAAAATTAAATATGCCAGGACAAGAGAAATCGAAGGAAGAATTATTTCAGCAACAGTCAGGAAGAATCCAAGTGGTAAGTATTTTATAGCGATTAATACGGAATGTGAAATTAATGAATTATCTAAAACAAATTCTGAGATTGGCATTGATCTGGGATTAGCTGATTTCGCCATCCTGTCTGATGGAACTAAGATACCCAATATGCATTTTTCAAAACAGTTAGAACAAAAATTAAAAAGAGAAAAACGTAAGTTATCTCATCGTCAATTAATTGCTAAAAAGAGGGTTTGGAAGGATCCTAATAAAACATGGGATCAATGTATGAATTATCGAAAGCAAAAAATTAAAGTGGCTAAATTGTATGAACGAATTAATCATTGTAAAAATGATTATTTACATAAGTTATCAAAGCAAATTGTCGAAAGCCAAGATATTATTTGTGTTGAAAACTTAAATGTAAAAGGATTAATGAAGAATCATAAATTAGCTGAATCAATCGCTGATGTATCGTGGTATGAGTTCACACGACAGTTGCAGTATAAATGTGAATGGTATGGGAAGAAACTAGTCAAGATTAATCGCTTCTTCCCTTCCAGTCAAATTTGTTCTAAATGTGGATGTCGATCAGGTAAAAAGACACTGGATATTCGTGAATGGAATTGTGACAACTGCGGAACTCATCACGATAGAGATATTAATGCGGCTAAGAACATTCTTAATGAAGGAATAAGACAGTTACAGACTGTATAA
- a CDS encoding YfhO family protein produces MPQYMLRKIGKNDYTKVFLLCLLTSGMMFLPTLLMNKGLFSLVGDFNYQQIPFNILSNRAIKSGDIFWNWYTDLGSNFIGSYSFYTLGSPFFWLSLLFPPFAFPYVVAPLLMLKYCTAGLTAYAYIRRYVKDGRYAIIGALLYAFSGFSTVNLMFNHFHDVIALFPLLLFGLDRLVLNKKCGWFAAAVALNATLNFFFFTGEVVFLLLYFIVRFLAEDFKRYVRRLPAVLLEGVIGVGMAGVLLLPAVLFTLQNPRLDAFLYGPTALIFDGRRYLELLKAFFMPADIMPHQSAIYPSDFTSSGAWLPLFGPVAVFALLIGSKKSWMSRLFKVLVVMACVPLLNSLFYAFNASYYARWLYMPVLIMALMTAVVLEKREAYPCSRALLVTSVVTGLLAGFLLFYPWSESQKSAVLQMDLFLFYLCSTAAGLTTAYYLLIRFRNARRWMLFTTIGVVLFSGGLGFFNIASIHSIYPWQSPQAIEDTVVKTGQEVKRVLPDREDYRISISDNGWNLPMVSQTPTVNSFTSMVNGSIFQFYESIGSPRDVKTIIPEDYYGLKPLLSVGYAVQTQPRAKQKPYASFFNGTNTIYIYKNPDALPVGFTYDYYLTESRFDHIADQYKHLVLLKAAVLPDGEVNRVRNRMLPLPESQIFTFEKNDYRKDLEARQKEASRSFHHDARGFTSEIDVDANKFAFFSVPYDKGWSATVNGRAVQIINSDGFMMVPVYEGKNIIRFNYHTPGLTAGIFLSLVSGSGFIVWIFRRRLFKRKMIRKRRLPQQSLFRT; encoded by the coding sequence ATGCCGCAATACATGCTGAGAAAAATAGGCAAAAATGATTATACAAAAGTTTTTCTTCTCTGCCTCCTGACTTCAGGAATGATGTTTCTTCCGACACTTCTGATGAATAAAGGTCTGTTCTCCCTTGTCGGAGATTTTAATTATCAGCAGATCCCGTTTAATATCCTCAGCAACCGGGCAATTAAATCGGGGGATATATTCTGGAACTGGTATACGGATCTTGGCAGTAATTTTATCGGTTCCTACAGTTTCTACACACTGGGCAGTCCGTTTTTCTGGCTGAGCCTTCTGTTTCCGCCGTTTGCTTTTCCTTATGTGGTTGCTCCGCTTTTGATGCTGAAATACTGCACGGCCGGTCTGACGGCTTACGCTTATATCCGCCGCTATGTCAAAGACGGTCGTTATGCAATCATTGGTGCGCTGCTCTATGCGTTCTCCGGATTTTCAACTGTGAATCTGATGTTCAATCATTTTCATGATGTCATTGCCCTTTTCCCGCTTTTGTTATTCGGTCTTGACCGGCTGGTTCTGAATAAAAAGTGCGGATGGTTTGCTGCAGCGGTTGCGCTGAATGCGACTCTGAATTTTTTCTTTTTCACCGGAGAAGTGGTCTTTCTGCTGCTCTACTTTATCGTACGCTTTCTGGCGGAAGATTTTAAGCGATATGTCCGGCGCCTGCCGGCTGTCCTGCTTGAAGGCGTGATCGGCGTGGGTATGGCCGGTGTCCTGCTGCTCCCGGCCGTGCTGTTTACCTTGCAGAATCCGCGCCTGGATGCATTTCTTTATGGTCCGACGGCACTGATTTTTGATGGGAGACGGTACCTGGAGCTGCTCAAAGCCTTCTTTATGCCTGCAGATATCATGCCGCACCAGTCCGCCATTTATCCGTCTGATTTTACGTCAAGCGGCGCCTGGCTGCCGCTTTTCGGCCCGGTCGCCGTCTTTGCCCTGCTTATCGGGTCCAAAAAGAGCTGGATGAGCCGGCTGTTCAAAGTCCTTGTCGTGATGGCCTGTGTGCCGCTTCTGAACAGTCTGTTCTATGCGTTCAATGCATCCTACTACGCGCGCTGGCTCTATATGCCCGTTCTGATCATGGCACTGATGACCGCTGTTGTTCTTGAAAAAAGGGAAGCGTATCCTTGCAGCAGAGCACTTCTTGTAACCAGCGTGGTAACCGGTCTGCTCGCTGGTTTTCTGCTCTTCTATCCATGGAGTGAAAGCCAGAAGAGCGCTGTTCTGCAGATGGATCTCTTTCTGTTCTACCTGTGCAGCACGGCGGCCGGTCTGACGACAGCCTATTATCTGCTCATCCGCTTCCGGAATGCCAGGCGCTGGATGCTGTTCACCACGATCGGTGTCGTTCTGTTCTCAGGCGGACTGGGCTTTTTCAATATCGCTTCGATTCATTCGATCTATCCCTGGCAGTCTCCCCAGGCCATTGAGGATACCGTAGTCAAAACGGGTCAGGAAGTGAAGCGGGTCCTTCCTGACCGGGAGGACTACCGGATCAGTATCAGTGATAACGGATGGAATCTGCCGATGGTATCGCAGACGCCGACGGTCAATTCGTTCACCAGTATGGTTAACGGGTCCATTTTTCAGTTCTATGAATCGATCGGTTCACCGCGCGATGTGAAAACGATCATCCCTGAAGACTATTACGGACTGAAGCCGCTGCTTTCGGTCGGCTATGCTGTTCAGACGCAGCCCCGGGCAAAACAGAAGCCTTATGCTTCTTTTTTTAACGGCACGAATACCATCTATATTTATAAAAATCCCGATGCGTTGCCCGTCGGTTTTACCTACGATTACTATCTGACGGAAAGCCGGTTCGACCATATCGCCGATCAGTATAAACATCTTGTCTTACTGAAGGCAGCAGTTCTGCCTGACGGCGAGGTGAACAGGGTCAGGAACAGGATGCTGCCGCTGCCTGAGTCCCAGATCTTCACTTTTGAGAAAAACGATTACAGGAAGGATCTCGAGGCGCGTCAGAAAGAGGCGTCCAGATCGTTTCATCATGATGCGCGCGGCTTCACATCGGAGATCGATGTGGATGCGAATAAGTTCGCCTTCTTCAGTGTCCCTTATGATAAGGGCTGGTCGGCGACCGTGAACGGACGCGCCGTTCAGATTATCAACAGCGACGGCTTTATGATGGTCCCGGTGTATGAAGGAAAAAATATCATTCGTTTTAATTATCATACACCGGGACTCACTGCAGGGATCTTCCTGTCGCTGGTCTCCGGTTCAGGGTTTATCGTCTGGATTTTCCGAAGAAGATTATTCAAAAGGAAAATGATCAGGAAGCGCAGGCTGCCTCAACAGTCGCTTTTCCGGACGTGA
- a CDS encoding iron-containing alcohol dehydrogenase family protein → MAADNHQIVVPTLLDVRKGNLGQVGRLLTRHGLMKVVIFFGEGLTDLLGGQVLNSLKDYSVDCLSTEEVSDIDIDAVVDRAFQLPAQTEAVLGIGGGKALDAAKYTALLRKWPFISVPTSSSNDGFSSSNTSLTIHGRRISVHAKMPYGIIIDIDVIKKAPERFIYSGVGDLVSKITAAEDWIFEEKNGRMRVDDCALMLSKKAVNSFVRTDFGTIHDDLFLKELVDSLTMAGISMEIAGSSAPTSGSEHLISHALDRYAKQPQLHGLQVGVATYLMSRVQNHRYERVKNVLTRTGFFDYAKTTGMRLSDFDMAIDKAPEIKPMRCTYLHVAEYRQLAHRILHEDPILQDVLSR, encoded by the coding sequence ATGGCAGCCGATAACCATCAGATTGTTGTTCCTACTTTGCTGGATGTCAGAAAAGGGAATCTAGGACAGGTTGGACGTCTTCTGACGCGCCATGGACTGATGAAGGTCGTGATTTTTTTTGGAGAGGGTCTGACCGATCTGCTTGGAGGGCAGGTGCTGAATTCGCTGAAAGATTACAGTGTGGACTGTCTGAGCACAGAGGAAGTATCCGATATTGATATCGATGCGGTGGTCGACCGGGCATTCCAGCTTCCGGCACAGACGGAGGCCGTTCTTGGCATCGGCGGTGGAAAAGCACTGGATGCGGCAAAATATACGGCACTTCTGCGCAAATGGCCGTTTATCAGTGTCCCCACTTCATCGTCAAATGACGGATTTTCCAGCTCCAACACGTCACTGACGATCCATGGCCGGCGAATTTCCGTGCACGCCAAAATGCCTTATGGGATCATTATCGATATTGATGTGATTAAAAAGGCACCGGAACGATTTATTTATTCAGGCGTCGGAGATCTGGTTTCAAAAATTACGGCGGCAGAAGACTGGATATTTGAAGAGAAAAACGGACGGATGAGGGTTGATGACTGTGCACTGATGCTTTCGAAAAAGGCAGTCAACAGCTTCGTCCGGACGGACTTCGGGACGATTCACGATGATCTGTTTCTTAAGGAACTCGTCGATTCACTGACGATGGCCGGAATTTCTATGGAAATTGCCGGCAGCAGCGCGCCGACAAGCGGAAGCGAACATCTGATTTCACATGCGCTTGACCGTTACGCCAAACAACCGCAGCTGCACGGTCTGCAGGTCGGTGTGGCGACTTACCTGATGAGCCGTGTGCAGAATCATCGCTATGAGCGGGTAAAGAATGTTCTGACACGGACCGGTTTTTTTGATTATGCTAAAACAACAGGGATGCGGCTATCTGATTTCGATATGGCGATTGACAAGGCGCCTGAGATCAAACCGATGCGCTGCACGTATCTGCACGTTGCGGAATATCGTCAGCTTGCCCATCGCATTTTGCATGAGGATCCGATCCTGCAGGATGTGCTGAGCAGATAA
- a CDS encoding PTS sugar transporter subunit IIC, with translation MEGQPVKGKMSVKTFVNNILVGHAIGIVAGLVPSALLGEICKALQNQLPVFGTIYQLVTAYMIAVPLLIGAACAFKFGMKPIPMVCAAAAAFIGSGALEFTPNGVLVHGMGDLVNTLVTISLTCGLILLIDGRLGSFEPLLMPPIVSVIGGGMGVIAYPFVHAITVGIGRVVDSFFVLQPIPMAILVAASFSVIMISPVSTVAIATAISMSDLASGAGNLGCVAAAVGMFVGGLRINPMGLSLSIVLGTPKIMIGALVRNPRIAIPIMLNAAVLGIFGVLFDIKGTPISAGFGFSGLVGPINAIQFMEGGATAVNFLILVLVYLVIAFAGGFFFEWFCRRVLHLYKAEDYGADA, from the coding sequence TTGGAAGGTCAGCCGGTTAAAGGGAAAATGTCGGTAAAAACTTTTGTCAATAACATTCTGGTCGGACACGCGATCGGAATCGTTGCCGGACTGGTTCCATCAGCTCTCCTCGGAGAAATCTGCAAGGCACTGCAGAACCAGCTTCCGGTGTTCGGTACGATTTATCAGCTGGTGACAGCCTATATGATTGCCGTACCGCTCCTGATTGGTGCGGCCTGCGCCTTTAAATTCGGGATGAAGCCGATCCCGATGGTCTGCGCTGCTGCGGCAGCCTTCATTGGATCAGGCGCACTGGAATTTACGCCGAATGGGGTTCTGGTTCACGGCATGGGCGACCTGGTCAATACGCTGGTCACAATCAGTCTGACCTGCGGGCTGATTCTGCTCATCGACGGAAGACTGGGCTCGTTCGAACCGCTGCTTATGCCGCCGATTGTCAGCGTCATCGGCGGAGGGATGGGCGTGATTGCCTATCCTTTTGTTCATGCGATTACAGTCGGTATCGGCCGGGTGGTTGACAGCTTTTTCGTCCTGCAGCCAATCCCGATGGCCATTCTGGTCGCCGCCAGTTTCTCAGTGATTATGATTTCACCGGTTTCGACGGTCGCAATCGCTACAGCAATCAGTATGAGTGACCTTGCTTCAGGTGCCGGCAACCTCGGCTGTGTGGCGGCAGCGGTCGGGATGTTTGTCGGCGGTCTGCGTATCAATCCGATGGGTCTGTCTCTCTCAATTGTCCTTGGTACACCGAAAATCATGATCGGCGCGCTGGTCCGCAATCCAAGGATCGCCATACCAATCATGCTGAATGCGGCGGTGCTGGGTATTTTCGGCGTCCTGTTCGACATCAAGGGCACGCCGATCAGTGCCGGATTTGGATTTTCCGGCCTTGTCGGACCGATTAATGCGATCCAGTTTATGGAGGGGGGTGCGACAGCGGTCAATTTTCTGATCCTGGTTCTGGTTTACCTGGTCATTGCTTTTGCCGGCGGTTTCTTTTTTGAATGGTTCTGTCGCCGCGTGCTTCACCTCTATAAAGCGGAGGATTACGGCGCAGATGCGTAA
- a CDS encoding aldo/keto reductase → MKGINDQEAEKIRTQLAARSVTLPDGTKVPAVGQGTWHMGDDPSKRKQEIEALRTGVDLGMVLIDTAELYGYGKSENLVGEAIRGIRDRVFLVSKAMPSHGSRKDLAAACERSLKQLGTDHLDLYLLHWKSSVPIEETIEGMEALKKSGKILRWGVSNFDTADMENLVSQPEGAHCTTNQVLYHLGSRGIEVDLLPWQRRHHMPIMAYCPLAEAGSLKRQLTSDTQVRRIAEAHHISPLQLLLAWCIRHTESDGIIAIPKASQAAHVIENARAAGVVLTEEEQHALDRAFPRPSSKVPLAIV, encoded by the coding sequence ATGAAAGGGATCAATGATCAGGAAGCAGAAAAAATCCGTACCCAACTGGCCGCCCGCAGCGTGACTTTACCTGACGGGACAAAGGTCCCTGCGGTGGGACAGGGTACATGGCATATGGGCGACGATCCGTCCAAAAGAAAGCAGGAAATTGAAGCGCTCAGAACCGGGGTTGATCTCGGCATGGTCCTGATTGATACTGCGGAATTATACGGTTATGGAAAATCTGAAAATCTGGTTGGCGAAGCGATCAGGGGGATCCGTGACCGCGTTTTTCTCGTCAGCAAAGCCATGCCAAGTCATGGCAGCCGGAAAGATCTGGCTGCTGCCTGTGAGAGAAGTCTGAAGCAGCTTGGCACGGATCATCTGGATCTCTACCTGCTGCACTGGAAGAGCAGCGTTCCGATTGAAGAAACGATTGAGGGGATGGAAGCCCTGAAGAAAAGTGGAAAAATTCTGCGCTGGGGCGTCTCCAATTTTGATACAGCTGATATGGAGAACCTGGTAAGCCAGCCGGAAGGCGCGCACTGCACCACAAATCAGGTCCTCTATCACCTCGGCTCACGCGGGATTGAGGTGGATCTTCTCCCGTGGCAGCGTCGCCATCATATGCCGATAATGGCCTATTGTCCGCTCGCCGAAGCCGGCTCCCTTAAACGCCAGCTGACTTCAGACACACAGGTCCGGCGAATTGCTGAGGCCCACCACATCTCACCACTTCAGCTTTTACTCGCCTGGTGCATCCGTCATACAGAATCGGATGGGATCATCGCGATCCCGAAAGCCAGTCAGGCGGCACATGTCATTGAAAACGCCAGGGCGGCCGGAGTCGTTCTCACTGAAGAGGAACAGCACGCACTTGACCGCGCCTTCCCGCGTCCATCGTCGAAAGTTCCTCTGGCTATTGTCTAA
- the tnpA gene encoding IS200/IS605 family transposase, producing MSEVKHGRGYVYSIQYHIVWCVKYRHQVLVNHIENGLKEILYNIADENDFTISELEVNKDHVHLLVDCTPQQSIPNMIKSLKGTSARMMFKRFPELKNKLWGGNLWNPSYFVATVSENTEEQVREYIRNQKKK from the coding sequence ATGTCAGAAGTTAAACATGGACGGGGATACGTTTATTCCATCCAATATCATATTGTTTGGTGTGTAAAATATCGGCATCAAGTTTTAGTTAATCATATTGAAAATGGACTCAAAGAGATATTGTATAACATAGCAGATGAGAATGATTTCACTATATCTGAATTGGAAGTGAACAAAGATCATGTCCACTTGTTAGTCGATTGCACGCCTCAGCAATCAATACCTAATATGATTAAATCATTAAAAGGGACTTCTGCTCGTATGATGTTCAAGAGATTTCCTGAATTGAAAAATAAATTATGGGGAGGTAATTTATGGAATCCATCATATTTTGTTGCAACAGTAAGTGAAAATACCGAAGAACAAGTAAGAGAATATATTAGAAACCAAAAGAAGAAGTGA